The following are encoded in a window of Sphaerisporangium siamense genomic DNA:
- a CDS encoding NUDIX hydrolase: MDVVDRWTGRHACALQAALRMTHDEFAESLGVARRTVAAWHGRPAVVLRSDMQRALDTAYERAPATARARFMQHLGRLQRGPGKQEQALTVAIAVVVKDGHVLLVCRRDAETAGITWQFVAGVVKPGVAPEIIAVRETFAETGVHCSVRTHLGSRLHPVTGVHCDYYLCDYLAGDVENRDPEENVSAIWALQTALTRFIPPEQIYAPVLDAIEENHERPA; encoded by the coding sequence GTGGACGTCGTAGACCGCTGGACCGGGCGCCATGCCTGCGCTCTCCAGGCTGCGTTACGCATGACCCACGATGAGTTCGCTGAGTCGCTGGGTGTCGCCCGCAGAACCGTCGCCGCATGGCACGGCAGGCCGGCCGTGGTCTTGCGCTCCGACATGCAGCGCGCTCTGGACACCGCCTATGAGAGGGCGCCCGCGACAGCCCGGGCCCGATTCATGCAACACCTCGGTCGCCTGCAGCGCGGCCCCGGCAAGCAAGAGCAGGCGCTCACGGTGGCCATCGCTGTCGTCGTCAAGGATGGGCACGTGCTCCTGGTGTGCAGGCGCGACGCCGAGACGGCAGGCATCACCTGGCAGTTCGTCGCTGGCGTCGTCAAGCCCGGCGTAGCACCCGAGATCATCGCGGTCCGGGAGACCTTTGCCGAGACCGGCGTGCACTGCTCCGTCCGAACGCACCTCGGCAGCCGCCTTCACCCAGTGACGGGCGTCCACTGCGACTACTACCTGTGCGACTACCTTGCAGGGGACGTCGAGAACCGCGACCCCGAAGAGAATGTGAGCGCCATCTGGGCGCTGCAGACCGCTCTCACCCGCTTCATACCGCCCGAACAGATCTACGCCCCGGTGCTCGACGCCATCGAGGAGAACCATGAACGACCAGCCTGA
- a CDS encoding NUDIX hydrolase, with amino-acid sequence MNDQPERPAIAAAVIVDDGRLLLVRRRVSEGSLSWQFPAGAVEAGESGEEAAVRETREETGLAVVPVKHLGERIHPNTGRLMIYVACEVLDGSAHVADADELAEVEWCDRVLVADHVPYPFYEPVQAYLDGLL; translated from the coding sequence ATGAACGACCAGCCTGAACGGCCCGCCATTGCCGCTGCCGTCATCGTGGACGACGGTCGACTCCTACTCGTCCGCCGTCGAGTCAGCGAGGGGAGCCTGTCGTGGCAGTTCCCGGCCGGTGCCGTGGAAGCGGGAGAGTCCGGGGAAGAGGCTGCCGTGCGAGAAACGCGTGAGGAGACGGGCCTCGCGGTCGTCCCGGTCAAGCATCTCGGGGAACGCATCCACCCGAACACCGGCCGTCTCATGATCTACGTGGCATGCGAGGTGCTCGACGGATCTGCTCATGTGGCCGACGCCGACGAACTCGCCGAGGTCGAATGGTGCGATCGCGTGTTGGTGGCAGACCATGTCCCCTACCCGTTCTATGAGCCTGTTCAGGCGTACTTGGACGGGCTCCTCTGA